A genomic stretch from Methanosarcinales archaeon includes:
- a CDS encoding acylphosphatase, which produces MNNTRVHLFISGKVQGVFFRQNTYKKARELTLTGWVKNHSDGRVEVVIEGAQEHVNEMVGWCRIGRPPAKVAGVEEIWEEPLGEFDSFETIYD; this is translated from the coding sequence ATGAATAATACCAGAGTACATCTATTTATTTCAGGAAAGGTACAGGGGGTTTTTTTCAGACAGAATACCTATAAAAAAGCAAGGGAATTAACATTAACAGGGTGGGTAAAAAATCATTCAGATGGAAGAGTTGAAGTAGTAATCGAAGGTGCCCAAGAGCATGTAAATGAAATGGTCGGTTGGTGCAGGATCGGAAGGCCTCCTGCAAAGGTTGCAGGTGTAGAGGAGATCTGGGAAGAGCCACTTGGTGAATTCGATTCTTTTGAGACAATATATGACTGA
- a CDS encoding transcriptional regulator, with translation MNKEILINQVIGILEKCGFSVSERCNIRPRSFDIAARLEKKMLLIKVISNIDGLKEGTAEEMRLIAENLNGSPFIIAEKSRDHPLESSVVYYRYNLPSINIETFYDYFIEELAPIVYAAPGGLYVGIDGSLLRDIRIRHNLSIGALAAELGVSRRAISKYEEEDMDMSVDMVLRLYEIFNETIATVIDFLHPKKSSRPFKIQPAETQLGISIKFMLSDLGCDVIPISQAPFNAVSSEHKDNVNNKSLITILTGYSNYSGAMIKRAKLMSSISEVTNTQSMFIINGPCKYEHVDNTVLVEKNELKAMDDFEDLINYIYEKIPPT, from the coding sequence ATGAATAAAGAGATATTAATCAATCAAGTTATAGGTATACTTGAAAAATGTGGATTTAGTGTATCTGAACGATGCAATATCAGGCCAAGAAGTTTTGATATAGCTGCAAGATTAGAAAAAAAAATGTTATTGATCAAGGTCATCTCCAATATAGATGGCCTTAAAGAGGGAACTGCAGAAGAGATGAGGTTAATTGCAGAAAATCTAAATGGTTCACCTTTTATCATAGCCGAAAAATCAAGAGACCATCCTCTTGAGTCATCAGTCGTATATTATAGATACAACCTTCCCTCCATCAATATTGAAACATTTTACGATTATTTTATTGAAGAGTTGGCACCTATAGTCTATGCTGCACCAGGGGGTCTTTATGTGGGTATTGATGGCAGCTTGCTACGGGATATAAGGATAAGACACAATTTATCTATTGGTGCACTTGCTGCAGAGTTAGGTGTATCAAGACGTGCCATAAGTAAGTATGAAGAAGAAGACATGGATATGTCGGTGGATATGGTATTGCGACTTTATGAGATATTCAATGAGACAATCGCAACTGTCATTGACTTTTTACATCCTAAAAAAAGCAGTCGCCCATTTAAAATTCAGCCTGCAGAAACACAACTTGGGATTAGTATTAAATTTATGTTGTCTGATTTGGGTTGCGATGTGATACCTATTTCTCAGGCACCATTTAATGCAGTTTCATCTGAACATAAGGATAATGTAAACAACAAATCCTTAATAACAATTCTTACCGGATATAGTAATTATTCCGGAGCAATGATAAAACGGGCAAAACTAATGAGCAGCATATCTGAAGTAACAAATACCCAATCTATGTTCATCATCAATGGGCCATGTAAATATGAACATGTGGATAATACCGTACTGGTAGAAAAAAACGAACTAAAAGCAATGGATGATTTTGAAGACCTAATAAATTACATTTACGAAAAAATACCGCCTACATAA